TGGCAGCTTGGCTAAGGGCAAGATTTCAAAGCATAGGCATATATAGTCTGGAGTTTTGAGAAAATGAATACAAACCAGACTCAACTAGTGATGGTTTTGTGCCAAGGCATATGTATTTAATGTTCTCTTTTACACTCTAATTTCAGGGCTTAGTTCATAttcaaataaattttttaaagccTTGGCAGATAACAAAGCACAGATGGTTGTCACCTGTAGAAAGCATATCCTTTAGGGATGCAGAACAGTTGAGAGGTGCTATGACAGGAATTGTTGCAATAGAAGGTGGTTTGGAGATCCTTTCCCATCCTTATCCAAGAGGGAATCTATACCTAAGCACCAGTACAGGCAAGGTCAAAGGGACATGGGGAAAATGAGATTTTACTTTGAAGGGTAGCAGAAGCCTCAGGAAAATGAGAggacctttaataataataataataataataataataataataataataatacaggtatttatataccgcctttcttggttgtcagatttctcctcagactttaattcaaggcggtttacataggcaggcaatcctaatccaatagggatttttacaattgaagaaggttctgtctttcaagaacaacaacatttcagatggatcgtTAATGATCTGgaatcacattctggcctccattttcctcccacacaggctgacagcggccaaagagcaggtggaataacatagctaggtttgtcagctgcttcaaggtctcgccgttcatggtgccggtggcctcgaactggcaaccttcggatgttatcttcagacaaactgaggctctaccctctagaccagacctcctgcccatacaaaTATGtatgtttttcaaaaaataagaGAGATAGGACACAAGGCTGAAGATATCCTGCTGATTGTTGAGCAGACTTCAGGCAGTTTGGGGCTTTCGTTCATCTCCTTCAAAGAGCTTTGAGGTGCAGAATACTAATACCTGTCCAGGACTCCCATTCTGTGTTGTCTCAGACAGAGATGTCAGAGCTTCTCTTATGCCTGAATTTAGCCAGGAAAGCATATAAAGTGTTCATCTCCTTGATTGTTGAGGATGGCTGCTATGATAATTGTGTTTTCAGAGGGCAGCATTGTCGTAGGGGCAGTCTTTTAACAGAGAGTGTGTatgtacatttgtgtgtgtgcgcaaAGTTTGCCAAAGTGAATCTAGTTGCAGCTTTCTTCCCAGCAATTGAAGCGATAATCTGGCAAGCCGGTAGAAAGAAGAATTGGTCAGATACCACAGCAGCTCAGCCAAGTGTCTGGGATGGGCAGGTATCTTGTTTCAATAAAAAGAAGTCACTGCTCAAGCAGCCAGGCTTCTGACATCCCAGAAGTTCAGCCAGTGGCTAGGATACTCTCAGAACCTTCCCTTGTGCACCTCAAAGCTCTTTGAAGGAGATGAACTAAAGGCCCAAACTGCCTGAAGTCTGCTCAACAATCAGCAGGTTGTCTTTTTTTAACAAGCTGATGCTTGGAGCTCCATGTTTCTTATTTTCAGTGAGACTGGAAGGCTGCAACACTCCCAGATTTTATATTTTCGATCTGTAGGGTTTGTGTCCTACCTGATCACTGGTGCTGTAATTCAAGGTAGTCGGCAATTTGCCACATGAAACAGATAACATTGCAAGAGACTGCTTGCACAAGGAGCAACTTATATTGGCCCACTTGTTTGTATCCATCGGCCCAGAATACATAAAACCTTTTTTCCAAGTTTATATCCATCATCACAAGGACTAGAGCTTGGTTTCCTCCTACTGAAAGTTTGGAATTCCATGGTCtgaagttgttgttggcaaccttcagtctcgagagactatggtatcgcgctctgaaaggtggttttggaacatcgtctagtgtggctgaaaaggccaatccgggagtgacaatcccttccacaccgggagcaagtgcagtctgtccctggtctgtctccttggctatgggccttccttctttgcctctttgcctcagactgttggccaagtgtctcttcaaactgggaaaggccatgctgcacagcctgcctccaagcgggtcgctcagaggccacggtttcccacttgttgaggtccactcctaaagccttcagatccctcttgcagatgtccttgtatcgcagctgtggtctacctgtagggcgctttccttgcacgagttctccatagaggagatcctttgggatccggccatcatccattctcatgacatgaccgagccaacgcaggcgtctctgtttcagctgtgcataaatgctagggattccagctcgttccaggactgtgttgtttggaactttgtcctgccaggtgatgccgaggatgaatcggaggcagcgcatgtggaaagcgttcagtttcctctcctgttgtgagcgaagagtccatgactcgctgcagtacagaagtgtactcaggacgcaagctctgtagacctggatcttggtatgttccgtcagcttcttgttggaccagactctctttgtgagtctggaaaacgtggtagctgctttaccgatgcgttcgtttagttcggtatcgagaaaaagtgtcagagatcgttgagccaaggtacacaaagtcatggacaacctccagttcacgcgcagagattgtaatgcaggaggtgagtccacatcctgaaccatgacctgtgttttcttaaggctgatcgtcagtccaaaatcttggcaggccttgctaaaacgatccatgagctgctggagatctttggcagagtgggtagtgacagctgcatcgtcggcaaagaggaagtcacgcagacatttcagctggactttggactttgctctcagtctggagaggttgaagagctttccgtctgatctggtccggagatagatgccttctgttgctgttccaaaggcatgcttcagcaggacagcgaagaaaatcccaaacaaggttggtgcaagaacacagccctgcttcacaccacttcggatgtcaaaggggtctgatgtggagccatcgaagacaacagtgcccttcatgtccttgtggaaggatctgatgatgctgaggagcctgggtggacatccaatcttggggagaatcttgaagaggccatccctgctgaccaggtcgaaggccttcgtgagatctatgaaggctataaagagtggctgtcgctgttccctgcatttctcctgcagttgtctaagggagaataccatatcagtgatggacctgttggctcggaatccgcactgtgattctggataaacgctctctgcaagtacctggagcctctttagtgcaactcgggcaaacaactttcctacaacgctaaggagagagatgccacagtagttattgcagtcacccctgtcgcccttgttcttgtacagcgtgatgatgtttgcatccctcatgtcttgaggtactccaccttctctccagcagagacagaggatagCTCTGACAGAGGACAGACAGAGGATAGCTCTGACAGAGGACCTCTGACAGAGAACAGTATAGCTCCTGTTATACAACTAACTAGGTATTGGGAGACCATGGTTCATGCTTTTCTATCCATTGTTGCTAAAAATATGCATGTTTTTCAAAAACACCAGTTCACAAACTGAACATATAGTAAAGTAGACAGAAACCACCTGACTCTGGCATGATCAAGGAACTTAACAAATCAGGCTCCATGTGCTTTCCAGTTTACAATGAGAGTATTAGTGATACTTTTAGCATTCAGCTTGCCATAGCCCAGTGCACTGTGCATTCAAGAGGTATAAGAAATACCACTTTACTCCACTAAACAAAACCAAAAGTTGACGACATTAATCATTTATGAATAGCAACTATCTGGTCATGCTCTTCCTAATTAGAAAGTAAGTATTTTGCTACCTAATCACAGGAGAAAGTCGACTTTACAATACATCTGAAAGATGAATATGCCAGACTAATagcctaaaacaggggtgtcaaactcatttcgtacagagggccacatagcattcatgatgcctgttgaggacTGAAAGTGAAGTcattagacaagaagtgatgtcattaaacagttcataaccaaaaataaacacttttttctcacttaggaactcattagctgcaaataacaaaagagaaaatatatgaatcttgatcatatttcaagatatgggagagcccaattttcatgtgggctgccctttcagcagtaacacctcagcactacttggCAGCTGAAAGCCcaagggccatataaaaagcttccgcgggccgcatctggcccccaggccttatgtttgacacccttggtctaaaATGTACTCTTAAAAAACAGAACTACTGACATACCACTTCCACTATTCTGTCCCTAATTTCTGTGCAATACTTTAACAAGTtaataaaatgttattttttttccttttctaagCATAGGAATAATTTATCATAGACCTATTTACAAATGGCCTTTTATCCCCAAAATTACATATCTTTTTACAAAAAGGAAGTTGGAATATTAAATATTCAAAAATGTTGAAAGAATAACATATTTCTAAGCAAGTTAAAGTAAGGAAACTCTTGTGAAGGGATAAAGTACATCTGCAAACTCAAACAATGTTTTTAAATGTATTGCTTTGGGAACACATAATAGTATGACAAATTTGGCATATATTATATAGTTTTGCCATTTAAGATTAATCCATAGAAAATAATCCAGAGAAGCACTCATACCAACTCCACAAAATTGGACAAGATGTGATATGCCAACATTACACAAAACAACAACCTTTGAAAAGGAGTTCTGGTTAGTAGAAAACCGATCAAGTCTGTTTATCCCTCCCGGTTTCCTGTGTGTCATTTTCTATGTTGTAAGCCCCTTTGGTTTCGCTACATAAAGTGCCATATATATTGATGGTGCAATAATTGTAACAACTAAGAACATTTGAAGTATGTTAGTGTggtgcagcagagagagagagagagcgggaTCCAAGTTCAACTTTACTGAATGTTTACCATGAACTAACATGAGGACCTTGGACAAGTTAGCAGCTTTAAGCCCAAGCTGACCCCCTACAAAATGGAAAAGATAAAAGCCCTTGGTAAGAGGCTGGCCGGCCTGTCAGTTTAGTTGACAAGATATGGGTGGTATACGGGAAAGCCATCCAAGAGCACTGCAGCCCTTCTGTGTCCTAACCTCACCTTTGACCCTCCCCTTCTTACTTTGCTCTTAGCCCTGTTCTCCAATCCTTCTTACTCCACCCATGGGAGCTTTGGGATGTGATTTGGATAAGGGACTCATGGGGGGTAGACAACATGGCTAAGTATACTATAGAGAACCACCTCATTGCCCACTGCCCTGCCAGCAACAGACACCAGGCCTTTTTCAGCAACAAGaagagagagcagggggaagggaaagTTAAACTATGAGCTCTGTCTCCTCCATTTCCTCCAGTGTGACACAACTGGAACAGAGGCCTCCATGAAGTATAGAAAGCTGTGCTGTAAACATCTTCCTTGCATTTCATAAAGTGTCCATTGTGCTCACAAAGGACCTGTCCCTCTGCCTTTTCTAGCACAAGCTTACTGACTCTGTACACTAAAATGAGAAATTATGTGAGGTAGGATACTTTAAAAATAATCTTTGATAAGCAAGATTATGTATGATATCACGTTATCTGAACTCTGAGCCCAAACCTTCTTTAATTCATAGTAACACCAAACAAATTTGCTCCAAACATATGCCAAAGTAACTATCACCAGGAGATGCCAAATtcaattagaaaaagaaaattcaAATTGGTGcaccattaaaaagaaaaagttcacaTCACTCAGAGATGGAATACAGTCCCAGCGTGAGATATTTTACTGATTATTTATGTATGTTGTCAAGAGGCAGAACCATCTAGTCCAGAATCATAATTCACATAACATCGAAATTCATTAGCTAGATTTCGTGTGTGTTTTGGAATAAACTTGCACATCTTCACACCAAGATACTTTGCAGCTTGTTCCTCCATGATTGCACCTGAAGGAGAAACAAACAACCAAAAATCATGGCTTAATTAGAACAAAGAAGcagagaaaagccctgctggatcagaccaagaatcTAATGTAGCATTGTGATAATACTTACCACTTGCACAACACTTttcttgagtgtgcaaagcaATTCACATATATTCTCTTAACAAAAACCCTATAAGGTaagtaagggccaaactagatgcgaGTTAACTCACACCTGTACACTTTTGTTCTTAAATAGCAAAAGGGGGCTCTGCAAAATGTAGTGAAATACAGAGTAGGTACATGAGCCATAGAAGTAAGCCCCTGATCGCAACCTCCTAAACACTATTTTTACTTGAAACAAAACTTCCACTGGTGTCAATGGAAGGTTTTTTCTTCCTATTAAATATTGCAGGTTGGGAGCCCATGATCAGCATCTAAACTAGCAGGTCAAAGTCCTAAAGCTCAGGTACCCTCCCCCATCATGCTTTTGTCATGTTTCACTGGTCCGCTTTTTTGCTCTTTAAAAACTGAAGTAACTCCCCTCTAGGACCATGTTGCGCAATTAGacacacatctagtttgacccttacttAACTTACAAATCTATTTCTAAGAACATCAGTAAGAGAGTGCATATGAAACACTTTGCAAACGAAAAAAGCACTAAgttagtggtttccaaacttacttgGATCAGGAtcccccccacagcctcttcttactggctTAGCCAGGCTGccaccttggatctcacaaaatcttgcaagatccaaaatggaggtgcccaaatctcatgagattttgtgagatacaagatggtggtgcctgggaggaAAAGGTAGAAGGGGtgactggggacatcccacagcaaccctgtgagtgtCCTGCAACACCTTAAGGTGTTGTggtacacactttgggaaccactacactaaGGACATGCTAAGCATCATCACTGTTCACCTACCCAgtttcctgtttcccacagtggccagtcaAATGCCTCCAGAAAATCTACAAAGTTTGAAGGCATTAGTTCTCCCCCAGCTGTGGCCTCCTAGTACCTGGCATTTGGTGCCTTTGAACTGAAACATTTCATTTAACTATCAGAGTAAGAAAATGGAATATTgtggtgcattttttaaaaatacactgtTTCTCCAGGGATCCAAATTTTCTGTTCTTTCCTCATCTCACAAAAAACATCTGACACTCAGAAAAACACAAGGAGACATGATTTgtttccaaatttttaaaaaaagacttgaaATGAATGACAAAATCTCTCCCTCTAGACTACATTCTGGGGTGCAGAGAAACAAAGAATTTCTTCACACATATATAAATCCGACAACAGATTCATCACTTAACAAGCACATCTATGATGGTGGGATGTCTGGGAAGATATCTTGGGTGGGCTCACCTAGCACATCTGGCCTTCACAAATCATATGTCACCTGTCCAAAGGTTGCATCAATCTCTCCACCTGTCTGCTTGGCAACCACAAGCAACACAGGAGGTGAGCAGCCCACACAGGGAAAGAAGCAAAACTTAGCCCTGAatcattattttttcccctggtacTGCTTCCCCCACTACAGGTTTTATCCTATGTAAAGCAGCTTTTTGAATGGGATGAAACCGTTCCCAAGTCAATTAAAAATATCAACATATCTAGATTTACAAGAGGGACAAAGGATACAATATATCCCGGTGTGACATTTCTTTGCCCTCCTTCCCAGTTTAGAGATTTTTTAAAGGTTTAAAtctggggtgcccaaatcctggccctggggccacttgcagccctcgaggactgccaatctggccctcagtgagcccccagagcctctggccctctggataattgctggagcccactctggcctgatgcaactgctctcagcatgatggccaactgcttgacctctcgcgtgagctgtgggacgagggctccctcccctgcttgctgtttcacattggtgatgcagcagcagcagcaaaggaaaggttggctttgctttgtacaagaccttttataggccttgagctattgcaaaatcttaattcattcatataagttccatctctaatatattcatttatgtaaatttgttcaaatttgaaatgtaaattaattctttttttccagacccctgacacagtgtcagagagatgatgtggccctcctgtcaaaaagtttggacacccctggtttaagtgaTCAAGAAAGATGCTGTTGCTACACGAGTGCCCTCTAGTGATCACCTCAACACACAGACAACACAATGATGTACAGGAAGGCTTACCATGTGGTTACTTTTACTAAACTGCTGTTCAGAGCAATGAATGCTGAAGACATTTACTATAATAACTGGTTATTCAGATATGACTTACACTTCCTGTCATTCAAAAACAAAGCTGAATATAGCTGAATATTTAAGGATACTAAGGACATACCTGTACAAAGAAGAATCTTTCCTTTAGTTAAGTACTTTATGGTCTCTGCTGTTTTTCTGAGACACTCTTCAGACAAGTAGGGGGGATCTGCTAAGACTATGTCAAAACTGTGTGCTTTGAGGTTGGCCGGAAGATTCAAAGGATTATTGTAATCATAGAAAATATATTCAGTACCATACACAGAAAATCTCTGGTCATATTCCAATATACAAGCTGAAAAATCTTTGCTATTCTGTGCTTTCAATTGTTGATAAATGCTGGGTGCACTAACACAAGCTATCCTGTAAAGAGAAAGAAATGACTAAAGCAGAGATACTACAAATACAAAGAATTTATATCAGAACTCATCCATCACTTAATATAATCTTTTTTATGACACTTAAAAGATCAAGTTTAGTTAAGTAATcaaatgcagtttttttaaaaagagtggaAATGCTAACTTACACTCACTGCATTTTCTTCAAGGAACTTTCCATTCATAAAACAAGAATTATTCAGACTATTAAAAAATTAAAGGCAACTGCACTTCTCACTTGCAAGAACTCCAACACCCAGGATCATGTGTCATCATTACTGATAAGGATCTGATAAAGCAGGGCTTTGGGAGCTCTGGTCTCACAAGAGAAACCTCAATTTTGGCTTCACTTCCCAACTCTGCAATACTGCCTGCACAAGGCTTGTGCAACTATTTCTGTTTCATGCTCTTAGAAAATACATCCCCATTAACCTGACAAGGAGACCCAAGTGTTGCATTTTCACACAACAAAAccttggctggaatcctaaccatactttcctgagagtaagcctcaaatgaacaaaataggacttacttctgagtagacctggttaggattgtgccctaagtgatcAACTAATGATATGCACCattaacagaacaatcctataaatgtctactgagaagtaagtcccattgagttcaatagaacttactcccaggtaagagtgtataggattaaAGCCAAAGACTCTGGCCACTAGTACTGGAAAATGTCTTCAAACTCAAGGATTATAATTAAAACTCAAAATTACACTTTCTTGCATTACATGTATTAACGATatttacaattaaaaataaataaaaatggcaggAAAAAAGTGAACAAGGGTTCTTTGCATTATTTATGAAATAATTTCATAAATATTTATGTGTTGAAATAAACACATAAAGTTCCTGCAGAGAGCATAAGCTCAGCATtgaccttaggcaagtcactgtcTCAGACTTGGCTCTTTCCATGTAAAATGAAATTACTGGGCTTCTTCCTCACAGGTAGGTTACTGTGAGGATGAGAAACACCACAGAGCTCTTTGCAATGCAGAAAATATAAAGACCAGCAGTATCACAGCAATTCATTCCTAACATTTGGCCATGAAGTGCTTCTGTCATAAAATCTCATTATCAAAGCATAGCATAGTTCCACTCTACCAAAATGTTGCTATATTAACCTATTGTGAAGAGAGCCAGGATATTCAGAATATTTTTAGTAAGACAACACAGTGCTTGATCTATAAAAATCAGGACAACTTACCTGCCACCTCTTCCAACTGCTCTCACAGCCTCATTAGCCAAACAAACTGCAGTTTCCTTATCATACCAAAACTGGCTGAGTTGCTGGGCAAAATAAGTGTCATTGATTAGATCAgtcatttttaacctttttcagctcacagcacactgccaaggcactaaaattgtcaaggcacactaccagtttttttacttacattaaattactaaaatacaatttaaacattacatgacaaagggcacaatcctaaccaggtctactcagaagtaagtcctattttgttcaatggggcttactctcaggaaagtgtggttaggattgcagccaaagactctcaagaagtttggagaggaaaatctatgtgattctggaaaggaggaaaaatgttttgaagcaggctGATCAGATGTTATTGAAGTGTTATGCCAAAACTGCTGGCAAAGaaaggtcagattgagcacatagtggagagatgtggggtgaggggcaatgaagagacaggattgaaacaactacaggattcagttGGGGGGCACAcaagagaatgtgaggcaagtgattctggaccttgggaaggtggggagggagagtaAGACAGGTGCTAACTGCAAATTATGAAAttggggggggatgtgcctgtgggactaacttctcagtagacatgcctgggattgggcttttggtcacactcttttttcttaCATATAGGAGCAGGCAAGTGGCACTTCTTTTCTCttcaccccaccccttcccacaggcacatccccccatctcataattgcagtagTTAGTTACTGTCCCTATCCACCTTCctaaggtccagaatcacttgcctcacattctctcccccccccccattgcgtATGGCCAAAAAGAGTATGGCCAAAaccccaatcccaggcatgtctactcagaagtaagtcccattatagtcagtggggcttactcccaggtaagtgtggctaggattgtggcccaaagcccttcctctgaggaaggaaggcaaggcagggagggtcgatTTGGGGATtcgcaggcaactgtggcaaggaaaagggccTTTTGTGGCCGCTTAGCCAGCCAATTCTTAGACTGGTGGCCTTAGCAGACTTACTCCCTTCAaagctgcttgcctgctcctggctccctcttctcactccctCCACCTGGAACTCCTCAGGGcttctctggttgcccaatcagcatgtAGAGGAGGCAACAAATgactaggtgtgtctactcagaagtaagccccataatagtcaaaggggcttactcccagggaaatgaaGATTGGGTTGCATTCAATGAGgatcttgctcagcagcaggagatgcaaagcagccaccctctggccctcagcacattagtgtgctgtggcacagtgattgaaaaccactggttttggTTGGATTAGATATTTGCCTTTTACAGACTATGACTAATCATCTTCCTTTCagtcaagtaaaaaaaaaagacttcaagTACATAAACTAGGGCTTACACAGACATATATGGTCCCTACAGACATTCTATGTGTCttacttttttcattttctgcCACACCACTGCTCTCCCACCAGAAGGCACTCAAAAGAAAAGGGTGGCAGAGCCAAGAAAAATGAACACAATATGCAAGTGGTCAAGGATGTGTGTTGAAGAAACAAAGCAAAAGGGACTCTGGGCTGAACGGAGATTGGTTTGGAATCTAGCAATAGTGAGGAAACACAGCAATGTGGGTTTGGGGTTGGAATGAGGCAAGCAGCTTAATGGacaagaaggagcagcagtgggacAACTACAAGTCTTTTTACCCAGCCATATAAAGATTTCTGCCAGCTTTTAAACTCTGAATAACTCATTAGCCAAGATGAAAAAGTTATATCTAAAAGGCCTTCTTTTAACTCTGTAAATCTgtaattttaaaattatattgaGAAAATATATGGTTTTTCATTATGGAATTGAGAAAATGACGGTACGTATTGAGAAAATCCAGTTTGATATCTACAAAGTAAAACTCCAGTGAACACAAGCAAGATAAACAGAATCCATATATTCAAATGTTAATACATTTATAACAAGGAACTTATGGTGGGAAAAACAGATACATCTTATAGCTTCCCAGTGAACCAGGAATAAACTTACAAAAATAGTCAAGCTTTTCTTGGTGAGCTTTCTATCAGAAAGAAAATGATAAATAGAAAGTAAACTGCACTGAAGCAAACTACTGCAGGTACTGCTGTTAACtgtacactaagggcccaatcctatccaactttccagcacaggtgcaactg
This portion of the Tiliqua scincoides isolate rTilSci1 chromosome 3, rTilSci1.hap2, whole genome shotgun sequence genome encodes:
- the EEF1AKMT1 gene encoding EEF1A lysine methyltransferase 1, which translates into the protein MSDSDDDVPQLSSETLAALQEFYTEQQEREDTKTTERFNNYFLASIEENWQLSQFWYDKETAVCLANEAVRAVGRGGRIACVSAPSIYQQLKAQNSKDFSACILEYDQRFSVYGTEYIFYDYNNPLNLPANLKAHSFDIVLADPPYLSEECLRKTAETIKYLTKGKILLCTGAIMEEQAAKYLGVKMCKFIPKHTRNLANEFRCYVNYDSGLDGSAS